The Thermococcus thermotolerans genome contains a region encoding:
- a CDS encoding YkgJ family cysteine cluster protein: protein MEKRWVATIHLDTLEVEHDPSFKFKCVENCGKCCYELEIPVRDEDIARIEDLGYNAWEFVDYEKMFYRGDKFLSYALKKRPFDGGCVFLDPETMRCQIYGKRPLACRLYPFVFVKQGRVMEVYVKMDSFCPGLNHPEGEPITQKFILREYGDVVEEYRRKVVKSQE from the coding sequence TTGGAAAAGAGGTGGGTGGCGACTATCCACCTCGACACCCTCGAAGTCGAGCATGACCCTTCTTTTAAATTTAAGTGCGTCGAAAACTGTGGAAAGTGCTGCTACGAGCTTGAGATACCGGTTAGAGACGAAGACATAGCGAGGATAGAGGACCTTGGCTACAACGCCTGGGAATTCGTGGACTATGAAAAGATGTTTTACCGGGGCGATAAGTTCCTGAGCTATGCACTCAAAAAGCGTCCCTTCGACGGCGGCTGCGTTTTTCTCGACCCCGAAACTATGAGGTGCCAGATATACGGGAAGAGGCCCTTGGCATGCAGGCTGTATCCCTTCGTCTTCGTGAAGCAGGGAAGAGTTATGGAAGTATACGTCAAAATGGACTCCTTCTGTCCAGGCCTCAATCACCCTGAAGGAGAACCAATAACCCAGAAGTTCATCCTGAGGGAATACGGCGATGTTGTGGAGGAGTATCGCAGAAAGGTTGTGAAGAGCCAAGAGTGA
- a CDS encoding metallophosphoesterase family protein, whose translation MVYVAVLANVNGNLPALAKALEKIETLKDEGYDVEKYYIIGNIVGLFPYPREILDTLDDLIRNNKVSVIRGEFDQIIAESDPHAEGPDYIDRVNYPKHIKLALKYTWEKLGHEGREFIRDLPVYLVDRIGKNDIFGVYGSPLDPFGGKVLPEQPTSYYETIMRPMKDYEILFVASPKYPVNAMTRYGRVICPGSIGFPPGREHKATFALVDVDTLHTKFIEVDYDKKLIEERIRREGLPEELVRILYHGKI comes from the coding sequence ATGGTGTACGTCGCGGTTCTGGCAAACGTTAACGGCAACCTCCCAGCCCTCGCAAAGGCCCTCGAAAAGATAGAGACCCTCAAAGACGAAGGTTATGATGTCGAGAAGTATTATATCATCGGGAACATCGTGGGTCTGTTCCCATACCCGAGGGAGATCCTGGATACCCTCGACGACCTCATAAGGAACAATAAGGTTAGCGTAATCCGCGGCGAGTTCGACCAGATTATAGCGGAGAGCGATCCTCACGCCGAGGGGCCCGACTACATCGACCGGGTGAACTACCCCAAGCACATCAAGCTGGCCCTGAAGTACACGTGGGAAAAGCTCGGCCACGAGGGCAGGGAGTTCATACGCGACCTGCCCGTTTATCTGGTCGACAGGATTGGAAAGAACGACATTTTTGGCGTCTACGGAAGTCCCCTAGACCCGTTCGGAGGAAAAGTCCTCCCAGAGCAACCGACTAGCTACTACGAGACAATAATGCGTCCCATGAAAGACTACGAGATACTCTTCGTGGCATCACCGAAGTATCCGGTCAACGCCATGACCCGCTACGGAAGGGTCATCTGTCCGGGAAGCATAGGATTCCCACCTGGAAGGGAGCACAAGGCCACGTTCGCCCTCGTGGATGTTGATACACTCCATACAAAGTTCATAGAGGTTGACTACGACAAGAAGCTCATAGAGGAGAGGATACGCAGGGAAGGCCTGCCCGAGGAGCTCGTCAGGATTCTCTACCACGGAAAGATTTGA
- a CDS encoding phosphoribosyltransferase family protein codes for MSQLKSVQEKLRLVRVLRLLKKTYTYEELSKITGLPITVLNRYVRGKVLPSAERTKELLELLLPYINIEEEVRKRIKFDEYGFFDNMPVLSDTSLMSLIAEEVAGRYMDKNVDKVLTAATDGIALGVHVARELNVDVVYAKKKKEVGVEKFYEVSYVPSASGSVTTLYLPQWALRKGENVLIVDDVIRSGETQRALLEMCRQAGAKPVGMFFLISVGDVIDHLKEEYSIPVESLIRLE; via the coding sequence ATGAGTCAGCTAAAGTCGGTCCAGGAAAAGCTCAGACTGGTCAGGGTGCTCCGACTGCTCAAGAAGACCTACACCTACGAGGAGCTGTCCAAGATAACCGGCCTTCCCATCACTGTGCTCAACAGGTACGTGAGGGGGAAGGTCCTTCCGAGTGCCGAGAGAACCAAGGAGCTCCTTGAACTGCTCCTCCCGTACATCAACATAGAGGAGGAAGTTAGAAAAAGGATAAAATTTGACGAGTATGGGTTTTTTGACAACATGCCAGTACTCAGCGATACATCCCTTATGAGCCTCATCGCCGAGGAGGTGGCGGGCAGATACATGGACAAGAACGTGGACAAAGTCCTCACCGCCGCAACCGACGGAATCGCCCTCGGTGTCCACGTGGCCAGGGAACTCAACGTTGACGTTGTATACGCCAAGAAGAAAAAGGAGGTCGGAGTCGAGAAGTTCTACGAGGTCAGCTACGTCCCGAGCGCCTCCGGAAGCGTAACAACCCTGTACCTTCCTCAGTGGGCGCTCAGAAAGGGCGAAAACGTCCTCATAGTCGATGACGTGATAAGGAGCGGTGAAACCCAGAGGGCTCTCCTTGAGATGTGCAGACAGGCAGGGGCAAAACCCGTGGGCATGTTCTTCCTCATAAGCGTCGGCGATGTCATCGACCACCTCAAGGAGGAGTACAGCATCCCGGTGGAGAGCCTCATAAGGCTAGAGTGA
- a CDS encoding Lrp/AsnC family transcriptional regulator produces MVDELDLKILSLLQENARLSYREIARELKVAVGTVYNRIKRLEEEGVIRGFAPILDYEKLGFGLTTVIGVKAQGRKIVEIEREIARNDRVVMVYDITGEFDIVVVAKFRDRADMNRFVKWLLSLEGVEKTNTSVAMQVVKEDLRLKLTED; encoded by the coding sequence ATGGTGGATGAACTGGATCTTAAGATACTTTCTCTGCTTCAGGAGAATGCCAGGCTATCCTATCGCGAGATAGCGCGTGAGCTAAAGGTCGCCGTGGGGACCGTGTACAACCGCATCAAGAGGTTGGAGGAGGAGGGAGTAATCCGGGGATTTGCACCGATTCTTGACTATGAGAAGCTTGGCTTTGGTCTCACCACGGTGATAGGGGTTAAGGCCCAGGGCAGAAAGATAGTTGAAATAGAACGGGAAATAGCCCGCAACGACCGGGTTGTAATGGTGTACGACATCACCGGGGAGTTCGACATAGTTGTGGTGGCCAAGTTCAGGGACCGGGCCGATATGAACCGCTTCGTCAAGTGGCTTCTCTCGCTGGAGGGTGTGGAAAAAACGAACACGAGCGTGGCAATGCAGGTCGTTAAGGAAGACCTGCGGCTTAAGCTAACGGAGGACTAA
- a CDS encoding Lrp/AsnC family transcriptional regulator — protein MIEAFVLVVVKPGTEEKVYNALSKEERIKEIYRVYGEYDIIIRVEVENIHELDRFHDEVLRKVKNIEMTETLIASSYRG, from the coding sequence ATGATCGAGGCCTTTGTGCTGGTTGTTGTTAAGCCCGGAACCGAGGAGAAAGTATACAACGCCCTCTCAAAGGAGGAGCGGATAAAGGAGATATACCGCGTCTATGGAGAGTACGACATCATAATCCGGGTGGAGGTTGAGAACATCCATGAGCTTGACAGGTTCCATGATGAGGTGCTGAGGAAAGTGAAAAACATAGAGATGACGGAAACGCTGATAGCCAGCTCGTACAGGGGGTGA
- a CDS encoding lipopolysaccharide biosynthesis protein, translated as MSYERRVIIRHSLASMVALGLTGITRFLYSAIVARRFGLEELGMANSLISQAFFVAIPLSFFAIALGKYASEFLGAGKTDSIRSITLPSFLLPLIGLLLIPVNLYLGILATLRGIQLTLRNFLYGIHRGEHYAYIITLAFAGFLVGFLIPNVFAPYLLFLGLIAVFSAAYLVRFDFVGKPRTSEMGLLISYSAFAFLGTLSGVFLIQGPYFMSEYLSGPEVAGIVSAILSAAFLMTYLPQILQSAIMPLFSYKYGRNESDYVKLLAEKTTSILILVTGVAVFILMLLGREVLSAIFGFDVGSAFYLALMAMEVYIAYNPSIVALNSTAYVRRGTLVALLGAFAVLLSWFYLIPAFGAMGVMAGLMLGYGIILMGVAHYARALLDISPRIYTPLAVALLLQSLVFLSKYALLAGFLLFLAYDRREIVEGMSLVKSFRGRES; from the coding sequence CTTTGGCCTTGAGGAGCTGGGGATGGCGAACTCTCTTATCTCGCAGGCCTTCTTTGTCGCCATACCTCTGAGCTTCTTTGCGATAGCCCTTGGCAAATACGCCTCTGAATTCTTAGGGGCCGGCAAAACTGATTCAATACGCTCAATAACCCTTCCCTCGTTCCTCCTCCCGCTGATTGGACTGCTCCTCATCCCTGTAAATCTCTACCTGGGAATCCTTGCAACGCTCAGAGGAATTCAGCTGACCCTCAGGAACTTTCTTTACGGCATCCACCGGGGGGAGCACTACGCGTACATAATAACACTGGCCTTTGCGGGCTTCCTGGTGGGCTTTTTAATTCCCAACGTCTTCGCGCCGTACCTGCTCTTCCTGGGGCTGATTGCGGTTTTCTCTGCCGCTTATCTGGTGAGGTTTGACTTCGTTGGAAAGCCCAGAACTAGCGAGATGGGTCTCCTCATCTCGTATTCGGCCTTTGCGTTTTTGGGTACCCTCTCGGGTGTCTTCCTGATACAGGGCCCATATTTTATGAGTGAATATTTATCCGGCCCGGAGGTTGCTGGGATAGTGTCGGCGATACTCTCCGCGGCCTTTCTTATGACGTATCTCCCCCAGATACTTCAGTCGGCCATAATGCCCCTCTTTTCCTACAAGTACGGGAGAAATGAGAGCGACTACGTTAAACTCCTCGCCGAGAAGACCACGTCCATTTTGATACTCGTGACCGGCGTTGCAGTCTTCATTCTCATGTTGCTCGGCAGGGAGGTTCTCTCAGCAATATTTGGCTTCGATGTGGGTTCCGCTTTCTACCTGGCCCTTATGGCTATGGAGGTCTACATAGCTTACAACCCCAGCATAGTTGCCCTGAACTCAACAGCCTACGTCAGGAGGGGGACACTTGTGGCTCTCCTCGGTGCCTTTGCGGTTCTCCTTTCGTGGTTCTACCTCATACCTGCATTTGGAGCTATGGGTGTGATGGCGGGCTTGATGCTTGGCTACGGCATCATACTCATGGGCGTTGCTCACTACGCAAGGGCTCTTCTCGATATATCCCCCAGAATATACACCCCACTGGCCGTAGCACTGCTCCTCCAGTCCTTAGTCTTCCTGTCAAAGTACGCCCTTCTTGCCGGATTTCTGCTTTTCCTTGCCTACGATAGAAGGGAAATAGTGGAGGGAATGAGTCTGGTCAAATCTTTCCGTGGTAGAGAATCCTGA